A single Actinomadura algeriensis DNA region contains:
- a CDS encoding protein kinase domain-containing protein gives MASQGPRPPTPDPADPETVGPYRIESRIGRGGMGAVFLGRAPDGRPVAVKVVRPELADDPRFLARFHGEAANAARVASFCTAQVLDHGDENGVAYLVTEYIEGPTLRERIKSDGPLTPAALHGVAIGVAAALVAIHGAGLVHRDLKPGNVLLSISGPRVIDFGIARALDETDHHTGTGQLIGTPGWTAPEQITGREVTPAADVFAWGCLIGYAATGNNPFGRGSFEILSARVLHAEPALGDLPDPLGGLVRAALGKDPAHRPTARDLLLALAGGDSEADAATALDARPVAAPAAFPDGRPDMAHTVPPTVPPTVPPTLPSAGAGETTGAHRLPALPPLAPLEYVPPPVAPPPPERAPRRRGRTLAVVAAIAVVAALAGVGVRQWRSSLPPDDPLLVAVGLDEGCADAVGLYRAGSAAPEKLVSEVWCVQNPQWSPDRSQIVFTRSDSEAHSAWVMNHDGTGLRKIADMAGDSAAWTPDGTGVSYVGDRDGREGVFTVAVATGKVEPVATVKEGDARFHDPAWSSRGLLAFSYREEKEPPRVHVVDPKRPEDWRAVTPEGVDARAPAWSPDGATIAYTALEPGLKDGAEERDIWLISVQGSPNRRELEVPGNAVHPTWSPDGRWICYVRDGEDVRAARTNGDADRSVAPEGDAGTLTMPDWS, from the coding sequence ATGGCGAGCCAGGGACCGCGGCCCCCGACACCCGATCCGGCCGACCCCGAGACGGTCGGCCCCTACCGGATCGAGTCGCGGATCGGGCGGGGCGGCATGGGGGCGGTCTTCCTCGGGCGCGCGCCGGACGGGCGACCGGTCGCGGTGAAGGTCGTCCGGCCCGAACTGGCGGACGACCCGCGCTTCCTCGCCCGGTTCCACGGCGAGGCCGCCAACGCCGCCCGCGTCGCGTCGTTCTGCACCGCGCAGGTCCTCGACCACGGCGACGAGAACGGCGTCGCCTACCTGGTCACCGAGTACATCGAGGGCCCGACGCTGCGCGAACGCATCAAGTCCGACGGGCCGCTGACCCCGGCGGCGCTGCACGGCGTCGCGATCGGGGTCGCGGCCGCGCTCGTCGCGATCCACGGCGCCGGGCTCGTCCACCGCGACCTCAAGCCCGGCAACGTGCTGCTGTCGATCTCCGGGCCGCGCGTCATCGACTTCGGCATCGCCCGCGCCCTCGACGAGACCGACCACCACACCGGCACCGGGCAGCTCATCGGGACGCCCGGCTGGACCGCCCCCGAGCAGATCACCGGCCGGGAGGTCACCCCGGCGGCGGACGTGTTCGCCTGGGGCTGCCTCATCGGCTACGCCGCCACCGGGAACAATCCGTTCGGGCGGGGATCGTTCGAGATCCTGTCCGCGCGCGTCCTGCACGCCGAGCCCGCGCTCGGCGACCTGCCGGACCCGCTCGGCGGGCTCGTCCGCGCCGCGCTCGGCAAGGACCCCGCGCACCGCCCCACCGCCCGCGACCTGCTGCTCGCGCTCGCCGGTGGCGACTCCGAGGCCGACGCGGCCACCGCGCTCGACGCCCGTCCGGTCGCCGCGCCGGCCGCGTTCCCCGACGGGCGGCCGGACATGGCGCACACCGTGCCGCCGACCGTGCCGCCGACCGTGCCGCCCACCCTGCCGTCCGCCGGCGCCGGCGAGACCACCGGCGCGCACCGGCTGCCCGCGCTGCCGCCGCTCGCGCCGCTGGAGTACGTCCCGCCGCCCGTGGCGCCGCCGCCGCCCGAGCGGGCCCCGCGGCGGCGCGGCCGGACGCTCGCGGTGGTCGCGGCGATCGCGGTCGTCGCGGCGCTGGCGGGGGTCGGCGTGCGGCAGTGGCGGTCGTCGCTGCCGCCCGACGACCCGCTCCTCGTGGCGGTCGGACTGGACGAGGGGTGCGCCGACGCGGTCGGCCTGTACCGGGCCGGTTCGGCGGCCCCGGAGAAGCTCGTCTCCGAGGTGTGGTGCGTCCAGAACCCGCAGTGGTCCCCCGACCGCTCGCAGATCGTGTTCACCCGGTCCGACTCCGAGGCGCACTCGGCGTGGGTGATGAACCACGACGGCACCGGCCTGCGGAAGATCGCCGACATGGCGGGCGACTCGGCGGCGTGGACCCCGGACGGCACCGGGGTGTCCTACGTCGGCGACCGGGACGGCCGCGAGGGGGTCTTCACCGTCGCGGTCGCGACCGGGAAGGTCGAGCCGGTGGCGACGGTGAAGGAGGGCGACGCCCGGTTCCACGACCCGGCGTGGTCGTCCAGGGGTCTGCTGGCGTTCTCCTACCGCGAGGAGAAGGAGCCGCCGCGCGTCCACGTCGTCGACCCGAAGCGGCCGGAGGACTGGCGGGCGGTGACCCCCGAGGGCGTGGACGCCCGGGCGCCCGCCTGGTCGCCGGACGGCGCCACGATCGCGTACACGGCGCTGGAGCCGGGCCTCAAGGACGGCGCAGAGGAACGCGACATCTGGCTCATCAGCGTGCAGGGGTCGCCGAACCGCCGCGAGCTGGAGGTTCCGGGAAACGCGGTGCATCCCACCTGGTCGCCCGACGGGCGGTGGATCTGCTACGTGCGCGACGGCGAGGACGTCCGGGCGGCCCGGACGAACGGCGACGCCGACCGCTCGGTCGCCCCGGAGGGCGACGCGGGGACGCTCACCATGCCCGACTGGTCGTGA
- a CDS encoding protein kinase domain-containing protein: MAGPVPSAHGTGDPGRVGPYRVEAMLGRGGMGAVYLGRAPDGRPVAVKVVRPDLADDPRFLARFRAEAANAARVASFCTAQVLDHGTDDGVAYLVTEYVEGPTLRERVADGGPLSPAALHGVAVGIAAALVAIHGAGLVHRDLKPGNVLLSISGPRVIDFGIARALDETERHTATGQFVGTPGWTAPEQITARAITPAADVFAWGCLVAYAATGNNPFGRGSFEVVSARVLHAEPELGGLPEPLGGLVRAALGKDPAHRPTARDLLLALVGDDSEAAAAAALDAGAAAPPVSVPPTRAARPRRGTRRRAWTIAVPAAAAALVLAGGAVLYGREPGRAAPARPPDDPLLAVINPYQGCAEQIAVHTPGAAETEPVYSSSGCTLNPRWSPDRSLIAFVRREADDSRMKAAWVMNADGTDSRKVADMTGVAVAWTPDGTGLTHLGEHDGREGVLTVDVRTGEITPEATEPAGSIVSFGGPAWSPTGRLAFSFSRREAGPSRIYVVDPDRPQVRTPVTPAEYAGSPAWSPDGSQIAYTVPGPGFGGDAGVGLEQVSDSDIRVVGADGTNPRRLEIDGDTSGPVWSPDGTWIAYTRRGLNREVDLRAVKPDGTGDRSLIGEGSPYWLGMPDW; this comes from the coding sequence ATGGCGGGCCCGGTCCCTTCTGCGCACGGCACCGGCGACCCCGGACGGGTCGGCCCGTACCGGGTCGAGGCGATGCTCGGCCGTGGCGGGATGGGCGCGGTGTACCTCGGGCGCGCGCCGGACGGGCGGCCGGTCGCGGTGAAGGTCGTCCGGCCGGACCTGGCGGACGACCCGCGCTTCCTCGCCCGGTTCCGTGCCGAGGCCGCCAACGCGGCCCGCGTCGCCTCGTTCTGCACCGCGCAGGTCCTCGACCACGGCACCGACGACGGCGTCGCGTACCTGGTCACCGAGTACGTGGAGGGGCCGACGCTGCGCGAGCGCGTCGCGGACGGCGGGCCGCTGAGCCCGGCGGCGCTGCACGGCGTCGCGGTCGGGATCGCGGCCGCGCTCGTCGCGATCCACGGCGCCGGGCTCGTCCACCGCGACCTCAAGCCCGGCAACGTGCTGCTGTCGATCTCCGGGCCGCGCGTCATCGACTTCGGCATCGCCCGCGCCCTCGACGAGACCGAGCGCCACACCGCCACCGGGCAGTTCGTCGGCACCCCCGGCTGGACGGCGCCCGAGCAGATCACCGCACGGGCGATCACCCCGGCGGCGGACGTGTTCGCCTGGGGCTGCCTCGTCGCCTACGCCGCCACCGGGAACAACCCGTTCGGGCGAGGATCGTTCGAGGTCGTGTCCGCGCGCGTCCTGCACGCCGAACCCGAACTCGGCGGCCTGCCCGAACCGCTCGGCGGGCTCGTCCGCGCCGCGCTCGGCAAGGACCCCGCGCACCGCCCCACCGCCCGCGACCTGCTGCTCGCGCTCGTCGGCGACGACTCCGAGGCCGCCGCGGCCGCCGCACTCGACGCGGGGGCGGCGGCCCCGCCGGTCTCCGTTCCCCCGACGCGGGCCGCCCGGCCGCGCCGCGGCACGCGCCGCCGCGCGTGGACGATCGCCGTGCCGGCGGCCGCGGCCGCGCTCGTCCTGGCCGGGGGCGCGGTGCTGTACGGGCGCGAGCCCGGCCGGGCGGCGCCGGCCCGGCCGCCGGACGACCCCCTGCTCGCCGTGATCAACCCGTACCAGGGCTGCGCCGAGCAGATCGCGGTGCACACCCCCGGGGCGGCGGAGACGGAACCCGTGTACTCGTCGAGCGGCTGCACGCTGAATCCTCGCTGGTCCCCCGACCGCTCGCTCATCGCCTTCGTCCGCAGGGAGGCGGACGACTCGCGCATGAAAGCGGCGTGGGTGATGAACGCGGACGGGACGGACTCGAGGAAGGTCGCCGACATGACCGGCGTCGCGGTGGCGTGGACCCCCGACGGAACGGGGCTGACCCACCTCGGAGAGCACGACGGCCGCGAGGGCGTCCTCACCGTCGACGTGCGGACGGGCGAGATCACCCCGGAGGCGACCGAGCCGGCCGGCTCGATCGTCTCCTTCGGCGGCCCGGCGTGGTCGCCCACCGGCAGGCTCGCGTTCTCGTTCTCCCGCCGGGAGGCCGGTCCGTCCCGTATCTACGTCGTCGATCCGGATCGTCCCCAGGTCAGGACGCCGGTGACACCCGCCGAGTACGCCGGAAGCCCCGCCTGGTCACCGGACGGCTCGCAGATCGCCTACACCGTGCCGGGGCCCGGGTTCGGAGGCGACGCCGGGGTGGGCCTCGAGCAGGTCTCGGACAGCGACATCCGGGTCGTGGGCGCGGACGGGACGAACCCGCGGCGGCTCGAGATCGACGGGGACACGAGCGGCCCGGTGTGGTCGCCCGACGGAACGTGGATCGCCTACACCCGGCGCGGCCTGAACCGCGAGGTCGATCTCCGCGCCGTCAAGCCGGACGGCACCGGCGACCGCTCGCTCATCGGGGAGGGAAGCCCCTACTGGCTCGGCATGCCCGACTGGTGA
- a CDS encoding error-prone DNA polymerase codes for MTSWFNPAVPWRELEGRLSWGAAAPRPAEPEPEPAVQRLVEAEVPWAELHCHSSFSFLDGASDPAALVAEAARRGVEAMAITDHDGMYGAVHFAQAAREAGVATVFGAELGLGAPGPRAGAPDPAGRHLLVLARGPEGYARLCSTITRAQLAGGRKGRPVYDEGALADAHGGAWAVLTGCRKGPVPAALEAGGPDAAERELRALVEVFGRDNVFAELIDHGMPDDDERCDVLAALADRVGVGVVASNNVHHAAPGADARLAQALAAVRSRRSLDGMAGWLAASGAAHVRSGSEMAARLARFPGVRERTVELARACAFDFDVVAPSLPDRPVPDGHTEASWLRRLTADGARERYGPPEAERVAGAHAQIAHELDVIEALGFPGYFLIVHDIVEFCRGRGILCQGRGSAANSAVCYALGITGVDAVRHGLLFERFLSPGRDGPPDIDLDIEHRRREEVIQYVYGKYGRECTAQVANVISYRPRMAVRDAARALGFSPGQQDAWSKSIDSRDPVGTENRIPAPVRELAGRMLTLPRHLGIHSGGMVIADRPVGEVCPIEWASMPGRSVLQWDKDDCAAAGLVKFDLLGLGMLSALHDTFDLVAEHHGRRFDLQSIPAEDPAVYAMLGDADSVGVFQVESRAQMATLPRLRPRVFYDLVVEVALIRPGPIQGGSVHPYLRRRMGLEPATCPHPLMEKALARTLGVPLFQEQMMQLAVDCAGFTPAESDRLRQAMGAKRAPERVERLRSRLLGGMAERGIPPDVAEDVYDKIHAFTGYGFPESHAQSFAHLVYASAYVKRHYPAAFTAALLRNQPMGFYSSNSLLEDVRRHGVEVRSVDINLSDVHPTLEEPLDVRSKHPHAPDEPQPAIRLGLDGVRNLGTETAKAIAAGRPYTGMEDLARRVPLSPGALEALATAGAFGRFGLSRREALWAAGALAGAGPGQLEGIAPGTEAPALPAMTPVEETIADLWATGVAGTHPVAHVRDALDELGALPAERLAGVRGETNVLVAGLVTHRQRPPTAGGIVFLSLEDETGIASVIVPPPVFERHRALAVDAQALLVSGRLERADGVTHVRAHRLRRLPVAGRTRSRDFH; via the coding sequence ATGACTAGCTGGTTCAATCCCGCGGTGCCGTGGCGGGAGCTGGAGGGTCGGCTGTCGTGGGGCGCGGCGGCGCCGAGGCCCGCGGAGCCCGAGCCGGAACCGGCCGTCCAGCGGCTGGTGGAGGCGGAGGTGCCGTGGGCGGAGCTGCACTGCCACTCGTCGTTCTCCTTCCTGGACGGTGCGAGCGACCCGGCGGCGCTGGTCGCGGAGGCCGCGCGGCGGGGCGTCGAGGCGATGGCGATCACCGACCACGACGGGATGTACGGCGCGGTGCACTTCGCGCAGGCGGCGCGGGAGGCGGGGGTCGCGACGGTGTTCGGCGCCGAGCTGGGCCTCGGGGCGCCGGGGCCGCGGGCGGGCGCGCCGGATCCGGCGGGACGGCATCTGCTGGTGCTCGCGCGGGGCCCCGAGGGGTACGCGCGGCTGTGTTCGACGATCACGCGGGCGCAGCTCGCGGGCGGGCGCAAGGGCCGTCCGGTGTACGACGAGGGCGCGCTGGCGGACGCGCACGGGGGTGCGTGGGCGGTGCTGACGGGGTGCCGCAAGGGCCCGGTCCCGGCGGCGCTCGAGGCGGGCGGGCCGGACGCGGCGGAGCGCGAGCTGCGCGCGCTCGTGGAGGTGTTCGGGCGGGACAACGTGTTCGCCGAGCTGATCGACCACGGGATGCCGGACGACGACGAGCGCTGCGACGTCCTCGCGGCGCTCGCGGACCGCGTGGGGGTCGGCGTGGTGGCGTCCAACAACGTGCATCACGCGGCGCCGGGCGCGGACGCGCGGCTGGCGCAGGCGCTCGCGGCGGTGCGGTCGCGGCGGAGCCTGGACGGCATGGCGGGGTGGCTGGCGGCGTCGGGCGCGGCGCACGTGCGGAGCGGGAGCGAGATGGCGGCGCGGCTGGCGCGGTTCCCGGGCGTCCGGGAGCGGACGGTCGAGCTGGCACGGGCGTGCGCGTTCGACTTCGACGTCGTCGCGCCGAGCCTCCCGGACCGGCCGGTGCCGGACGGGCACACGGAGGCGAGCTGGCTGCGGCGGCTCACGGCGGACGGTGCGCGGGAGCGGTACGGGCCGCCGGAGGCGGAGCGGGTGGCGGGCGCGCACGCGCAGATCGCGCACGAGCTGGACGTCATCGAGGCGCTGGGGTTCCCCGGATATTTCCTGATCGTGCACGACATCGTGGAGTTCTGCCGGGGCCGGGGCATCCTGTGCCAGGGGCGGGGGTCGGCGGCGAACTCGGCGGTCTGCTACGCGCTCGGGATCACCGGGGTGGACGCCGTCCGGCACGGGCTGCTGTTCGAGCGGTTCCTGTCGCCCGGACGGGACGGTCCGCCCGACATCGACCTCGACATCGAGCACCGGCGGCGGGAAGAGGTCATCCAGTACGTCTACGGGAAGTACGGGCGCGAGTGCACGGCGCAGGTCGCGAACGTGATCAGCTACCGGCCGCGCATGGCGGTGCGGGACGCGGCGCGCGCGCTCGGGTTCTCGCCGGGCCAGCAGGACGCGTGGTCGAAGAGCATCGACTCGCGCGACCCGGTCGGGACCGAGAACCGCATCCCCGCGCCCGTCCGGGAGCTGGCGGGGCGGATGCTGACGCTGCCCCGGCACCTGGGGATCCACTCGGGCGGGATGGTGATCGCGGACCGTCCGGTCGGGGAGGTGTGCCCGATCGAGTGGGCGAGCATGCCGGGCCGCAGCGTCCTGCAGTGGGACAAGGACGACTGCGCGGCGGCGGGCCTCGTGAAGTTCGACCTGCTCGGGCTGGGGATGCTGTCGGCGCTGCACGACACCTTCGACCTCGTCGCCGAGCATCACGGGCGGCGGTTCGACCTGCAGTCGATCCCGGCGGAGGACCCGGCGGTGTACGCGATGCTGGGCGACGCGGATTCGGTCGGGGTGTTCCAGGTGGAGTCGCGCGCGCAGATGGCGACGCTGCCGAGGCTGCGCCCCCGCGTGTTCTACGACCTCGTCGTGGAGGTGGCGCTGATCCGTCCGGGGCCGATCCAGGGCGGGTCCGTGCATCCGTACCTGCGTCGCCGCATGGGGCTGGAGCCCGCGACGTGCCCGCACCCGCTGATGGAGAAGGCCCTCGCGCGCACACTGGGCGTCCCCCTGTTCCAGGAGCAGATGATGCAGCTCGCCGTGGACTGCGCGGGGTTCACCCCGGCGGAGTCCGACCGGCTCCGGCAGGCGATGGGCGCCAAGCGCGCGCCGGAACGGGTCGAGCGGCTGCGGAGCCGCCTCCTCGGCGGGATGGCCGAGCGCGGGATCCCGCCGGACGTCGCCGAGGACGTGTACGACAAGATCCACGCGTTCACCGGCTACGGGTTCCCCGAGTCGCACGCGCAGAGCTTCGCGCACCTGGTGTACGCGAGCGCGTACGTGAAGCGGCACTACCCGGCGGCGTTCACGGCGGCGCTGCTGCGGAACCAGCCGATGGGGTTCTACTCCTCGAACAGCCTCCTGGAGGACGTCCGGCGGCACGGGGTCGAGGTGAGAAGCGTGGACATCAACCTCAGCGATGTTCACCCCACGCTGGAGGAACCCCTGGACGTTCGGTCGAAGCACCCGCATGCGCCGGACGAACCGCAGCCCGCGATCCGCCTCGGACTGGACGGCGTCCGCAACCTCGGGACGGAGACGGCGAAGGCGATCGCGGCGGGCCGCCCCTACACGGGCATGGAGGACCTCGCGCGGCGCGTCCCGCTGTCGCCGGGCGCGCTGGAGGCCCTCGCGACGGCGGGCGCGTTCGGCCGCTTCGGGCTGTCGCGGCGGGAGGCGCTGTGGGCGGCGGGCGCGCTGGCGGGCGCGGGCCCGGGGCAGCTCGAGGGGATCGCGCCCGGCACCGAGGCGCCCGCGCTGCCCGCGATGACGCCGGTCGAGGAGACCATCGCCGACCTGTGGGCGACCGGCGTCGCGGGCACGCACCCCGTCGCGCACGTCCGGGACGCCCTGGACGAGCTGGGCGCGCTGCCCGCCGAGCGGCTCGCCGGCGTCCGGGGCGAGACGAACGTGCTGGTCGCGGGGCTCGTCACGCACCGGCAGCGGCCGCCGACCGCCGGCGGCATCGTGTTCCTGAGCCTGGAGGACGAGACGGGCATCGCCAGCGTGATCGTCCCGCCGCCGGTGTTCGAGCGGCACCGCGCCCTCGCCGTCGACGCGCAGGCGCTGCTGGTGAGCGGGCGGCTGGAGCGCGCGGACGGCGTGACGCACGTCCGCGCGCACCGGCTGCGGCGGCTGCCGGTCGCGGGCCGCACCCGCTCCCGCGATTTCCACTGA